From Peromyscus maniculatus bairdii isolate BWxNUB_F1_BW_parent chromosome 8, HU_Pman_BW_mat_3.1, whole genome shotgun sequence, a single genomic window includes:
- the LOC102903497 gene encoding zinc finger protein 354A isoform X1 produces the protein MAPEQRESRSQVSVTFEDVAVLFTRDEWRKLDHSQRSLYREVMLENYSNLASLAGCPFTKPKVISLLQQGEDPWKVEKEGPGDSSRGLTRSHRTTKSTQTQDSSFQELMMKKSKRNEPLNLKSEKLFIYEGKLEENRDKNILAIERNHKNNEFSPKSHREKRSSECEKQNTFKQISYLSNQPKITPDKRYKCSMCEKTFINTSSLRKHEKNHSGEKLFKCKECSKAFSQSSALIQHQITHSGEKPYVCKECGKAFTLSTSLYKHLRTHTVEKSYRCKECGKSFGRRSGLFIHQKVHARENPYKYNPGRKSSSCSTSLPGQRIHSRKKTYLCNECGNTFKSSSSLRYHQRIHTGEKPFKCSECGRAFSQSASLIQHERIHTGERPYRCNECGKGFTSISRLNRHRIIHTGEKFYNCNECGKALSSHSTLIIHERIHTGEKPCKCKVCGKAFRQSSALIQHQRMHTGERPYKCNECGKTFRCNSSLSNHQRIHTGEKPYRCQECGMSFGQSSALIQHRRIHTGEKPFKCNTCGKTFRQSSSRIAHQRIHTGEKPYECNTCGKLFNHRSSLTNHYKIHVDEDS, from the exons ATGGCTCCTGAGCAAAGGGAATCGAGGTCTCAG GTGTCCGTGACGTTTGAGGATGTGGCTGTGCTCTTTACTCGGGATGAGTGGAGGAAGCTGGATCACTCCCAGAGAAGCCTGTACCGGGAGGTGATGCTGGAGAACTACAGCAACCTGGCCTCACTGG CAGGATGCCCGTTTACCAAACCAAAGGTGATCTCCCTGCTGCAGCAAGGAGAGGATCCCTGGAAGGTGGAGAAAGAAGGTCCTGGAGACTCCTCTCGGG gATTGACGCGCAGTCATAGAACCACTAAGTCAACTCAAACACAAGACTCTTCATTTCAGGAACTGATGatgaaaaaatctaaaagaaatgaacctTTGAACTTGAAATCAGAAAAACTTTTCATATATGAAGGCAAATTAGAGGAAAACCGGGATAAGAATATTTTGGCTATAGaaagaaaccataaaaacaatGAATTTAGCCCAAAGTCACATAGAGAAAAAAGATCATCagaatgtgaaaaacaaaacactttcaaGCAGATATCATATTTATCTAATCAACCAAAAATCACACCAGATAAACGCTATAAATGTAGTATGTGTGAGAAAACTTTCATCAACACCTCATCTCTTCGTAAACATGAGAAAAACCATAGTGGagagaaattatttaaatgtaaagaaTGTTCAAAAGCCTTTAGCCAAAGCTCAGCCCTTATCCAGCATCAGATAACTCATAGTGGAGAGAAGCCTTATGTATGtaaagaatgtgggaaagccttcacccTCAGTACATCCCTTTATAAACACCTAAGAACCCACACTGTAGAGAAATCCTACAGATGTAAGGAATGTGGTAAATCCTTTGGCAGAAGGTCGGGTCTTTTTATACATCAGAAAGTCCATGCTAGAGAAAACCCTTATAAATATAACCCAGGTAGGAAGTCATCTAGTTGCAGCACATCCCTTCCTGGTCAACGAATTCATTCCAGAAAAAAGACCTACTTGTGTAATGAATGTGGCAACACCTTTAAGTCTAGCTCATCCCTTCGTTATCATCAGAgaatccacactggagagaaacctttcAAATGCAGCGAATGTGGCAGAGCCTTCAGTCAGAGCGCATCACTTATTCaacatgaaagaattcacactggagaaaGGCCCTACAGatgtaatgaatgtgggaaaGGCTTCACTTCTATTTCAAGACTCAATAGACACCGAATAATTCACACTGGGGAGAAGTTTTATAATTGTAATGAATGTGGCAAAGCCTTAAGTTCCCATTCAACTCTTATTATTCATGagagaattcacactggagagaaaccatgtAAATGTAAAGtttgtgggaaagccttcagacAAAGTTCAGCTCTGATCCAACATCAGAGAATGCATACTGGAGAAAGACCTTATAAGTGTAATGAGTGTGGGAAAACATTCAGGTGTAACTCATCCCTCAGTAACCATCAgcgaattcatactggagagaaaccatatcgATGCCAGGAATGTGGAATGTCATTTGGTCAAAGTTCAGCTCTTATTCAGCACCGAAGGATTCATACTGGTGAGAAACCCTTTAAATGTAACACATGTGGGAAAACCTTTAGGCAAAGTTCTTCACGTATTGCACATCAgcgaattcatactggagagaaaccctatgaatgtaacaCGTGTGGGAAACTTTTCAACCATAGGTCATCCCTTACCAATCATTACAAAATTCATGTGGATGAGGActcctaa
- the LOC102903497 gene encoding zinc finger protein 354A isoform X2 translates to MAPEQRESRSQVSVTFEDVAVLFTRDEWRKLDHSQRSLYREVMLENYSNLASLGCPFTKPKVISLLQQGEDPWKVEKEGPGDSSRGLTRSHRTTKSTQTQDSSFQELMMKKSKRNEPLNLKSEKLFIYEGKLEENRDKNILAIERNHKNNEFSPKSHREKRSSECEKQNTFKQISYLSNQPKITPDKRYKCSMCEKTFINTSSLRKHEKNHSGEKLFKCKECSKAFSQSSALIQHQITHSGEKPYVCKECGKAFTLSTSLYKHLRTHTVEKSYRCKECGKSFGRRSGLFIHQKVHARENPYKYNPGRKSSSCSTSLPGQRIHSRKKTYLCNECGNTFKSSSSLRYHQRIHTGEKPFKCSECGRAFSQSASLIQHERIHTGERPYRCNECGKGFTSISRLNRHRIIHTGEKFYNCNECGKALSSHSTLIIHERIHTGEKPCKCKVCGKAFRQSSALIQHQRMHTGERPYKCNECGKTFRCNSSLSNHQRIHTGEKPYRCQECGMSFGQSSALIQHRRIHTGEKPFKCNTCGKTFRQSSSRIAHQRIHTGEKPYECNTCGKLFNHRSSLTNHYKIHVDEDS, encoded by the exons ATGGCTCCTGAGCAAAGGGAATCGAGGTCTCAG GTGTCCGTGACGTTTGAGGATGTGGCTGTGCTCTTTACTCGGGATGAGTGGAGGAAGCTGGATCACTCCCAGAGAAGCCTGTACCGGGAGGTGATGCTGGAGAACTACAGCAACCTGGCCTCACTGG GATGCCCGTTTACCAAACCAAAGGTGATCTCCCTGCTGCAGCAAGGAGAGGATCCCTGGAAGGTGGAGAAAGAAGGTCCTGGAGACTCCTCTCGGG gATTGACGCGCAGTCATAGAACCACTAAGTCAACTCAAACACAAGACTCTTCATTTCAGGAACTGATGatgaaaaaatctaaaagaaatgaacctTTGAACTTGAAATCAGAAAAACTTTTCATATATGAAGGCAAATTAGAGGAAAACCGGGATAAGAATATTTTGGCTATAGaaagaaaccataaaaacaatGAATTTAGCCCAAAGTCACATAGAGAAAAAAGATCATCagaatgtgaaaaacaaaacactttcaaGCAGATATCATATTTATCTAATCAACCAAAAATCACACCAGATAAACGCTATAAATGTAGTATGTGTGAGAAAACTTTCATCAACACCTCATCTCTTCGTAAACATGAGAAAAACCATAGTGGagagaaattatttaaatgtaaagaaTGTTCAAAAGCCTTTAGCCAAAGCTCAGCCCTTATCCAGCATCAGATAACTCATAGTGGAGAGAAGCCTTATGTATGtaaagaatgtgggaaagccttcacccTCAGTACATCCCTTTATAAACACCTAAGAACCCACACTGTAGAGAAATCCTACAGATGTAAGGAATGTGGTAAATCCTTTGGCAGAAGGTCGGGTCTTTTTATACATCAGAAAGTCCATGCTAGAGAAAACCCTTATAAATATAACCCAGGTAGGAAGTCATCTAGTTGCAGCACATCCCTTCCTGGTCAACGAATTCATTCCAGAAAAAAGACCTACTTGTGTAATGAATGTGGCAACACCTTTAAGTCTAGCTCATCCCTTCGTTATCATCAGAgaatccacactggagagaaacctttcAAATGCAGCGAATGTGGCAGAGCCTTCAGTCAGAGCGCATCACTTATTCaacatgaaagaattcacactggagaaaGGCCCTACAGatgtaatgaatgtgggaaaGGCTTCACTTCTATTTCAAGACTCAATAGACACCGAATAATTCACACTGGGGAGAAGTTTTATAATTGTAATGAATGTGGCAAAGCCTTAAGTTCCCATTCAACTCTTATTATTCATGagagaattcacactggagagaaaccatgtAAATGTAAAGtttgtgggaaagccttcagacAAAGTTCAGCTCTGATCCAACATCAGAGAATGCATACTGGAGAAAGACCTTATAAGTGTAATGAGTGTGGGAAAACATTCAGGTGTAACTCATCCCTCAGTAACCATCAgcgaattcatactggagagaaaccatatcgATGCCAGGAATGTGGAATGTCATTTGGTCAAAGTTCAGCTCTTATTCAGCACCGAAGGATTCATACTGGTGAGAAACCCTTTAAATGTAACACATGTGGGAAAACCTTTAGGCAAAGTTCTTCACGTATTGCACATCAgcgaattcatactggagagaaaccctatgaatgtaacaCGTGTGGGAAACTTTTCAACCATAGGTCATCCCTTACCAATCATTACAAAATTCATGTGGATGAGGActcctaa